One Clostridia bacterium genomic window carries:
- a CDS encoding tyrosine-type recombinase/integrase, whose translation MKNITVDLINDYKKHLNREEKSQATLEKYVRDITAFKVWMKDSELTKEKVLDYKSYLTENYAPASVNSMLSSINSFFEYNEWYELRVRSLKIQKKIFADKDKELSKAEYERLLKAAKRKNNEQLNLLMQTICSTGIRVSELRAITVSAIKSRQATINCKGKMRVIILPNELCKMLMRYIKKRNIISGAVFVTRNGRPLDRSNIWRLMKNLCEDAGVSKNKVFPHNLRHLFARTYYSLEKDIVRLADILGHSSVNTTRIYTMADSEIHRKQIQRLGLLRC comes from the coding sequence ATGAAAAATATTACTGTTGACTTAATAAATGATTATAAAAAACATCTAAATAGAGAAGAAAAATCTCAAGCAACGCTTGAAAAATATGTTCGTGATATTACTGCATTTAAGGTTTGGATGAAGGATAGCGAACTAACAAAAGAAAAGGTTCTTGATTATAAGAGTTATTTAACAGAAAACTACGCTCCTGCAAGCGTAAATTCAATGTTATCATCAATTAATAGCTTTTTTGAGTATAATGAATGGTATGAACTGCGAGTTCGTTCGTTGAAAATACAAAAGAAAATATTTGCCGATAAAGACAAGGAGTTGTCTAAGGCGGAATATGAAAGGTTGCTTAAAGCCGCAAAGAGAAAAAATAATGAACAGCTTAATTTGTTAATGCAGACGATTTGCAGTACGGGCATAAGAGTGTCGGAATTGCGAGCAATTACCGTTTCGGCAATTAAGTCCCGTCAGGCAACAATCAACTGTAAAGGAAAGATGAGAGTTATTATTTTGCCGAACGAGCTTTGTAAAATGCTTATGCGATATATTAAAAAGCGGAATATAATAAGCGGTGCAGTATTCGTAACACGAAACGGCAGACCGCTTGACAGAAGCAATATATGGAGATTAATGAAAAATTTGTGTGAAGATGCAGGTGTATCTAAGAACAAAGTATTTCCGCACAATTTACGTCATCTTTTTGCAAGAACCTACTATTCTCTTGAAAAAGACATTGTTCGCTTGGCTGATATTCTTGGTCACTCGAGCGTTAACACCACCC